The Takifugu rubripes chromosome 3, fTakRub1.2, whole genome shotgun sequence genome contains a region encoding:
- the rnf114 gene encoding E3 ubiquitin-protein ligase RNF114, translating into MAMLGGFSAAQHKKAASDGSGDVSEFVCPVCLEIFESPVTTQCGHTFCQSCLQECLRPQKPVCAVCRTGLGQWTKAAKLEALIQSSMASCKGCGTQVGLSQMRSHTAACSKYQEYIEEGVRTSAQNQPAIISSVPNRYTFTCPYCNCPNLDQDGLIEHCTSHHARDARQVVCPICASMPWGDPEYRSADFFQHLKIRHTFSYDTFVDYSTDEHTMIQEALQRSLLDN; encoded by the exons atggcgATGCTTGGAGGATTTAGCGCAGCACAGCACAAAAAAGCCGCTTCTGACGGGAGCGGCGACGTGTCAGAGTTCGTGTGTCCAGTTTGCCTAGAAATTTTCGAGAGTCCCGTAACGACACAATGCGGCCATAC GTTTTGTCAGAGTTGTTTGCAGGAGTGTTTGCGTCCACAGAAGCCAGTGTGTGCTGTATGCCGGACCGGGCTGGGTCAGTGGACAAAAGCTGCTAAGCTGGAGGCTCTTATTCAGTCATCAATGGCATCTTGCAAAGGGTGTGGGACACAG GTTGGCCTTTCTCAGATGAGAAGCCACACAGCTGCCTGTTCAAAATACCAGGAATACATCGAGGAAGGAGTAAGAACTTCTGCGCAGAATCAGCCAGCCATCATAAG CTCGGTGCCGAATCGCTACACCTTCACCTGCCCGTACTGCAACTGCCCGAACCTCGATCAGGACGGCTTGATCGAACACTGCACCTCCCATCATGCTCGAGATGCACGCCAAGTG GTGTGTCCCATCTGTGCCTCGATGCCCTGGGGAGACCCTGAATACAGGAGTGCAGACTTTTTCCAACACTTGAAGATCAGGCACACATTCTCATATGATACTTTTGTC GATTACTCTACAGATGAGCACACAATGATCCAGGAGGCTCTACAGCGCTCCTTACTGGACAATTGa
- the spata2 gene encoding spermatogenesis-associated protein 2, translated as MDAKLKEDLFRRYVTALEKRLEEDHSRMGITPDGDRGRRKDSEALLSTATALLGAYQPDPGQRFRMVNFYEVVENCLRCQRGSNLRSLEKAFHTLEVICTNLLLFPWKKEFRCIKTFTGPYVYYLKSAIPDADLRPLMRTIGYTCDHDAQFRLQEHPGGTHHLRQLAFELFLAQAECRLLGEVVALARGSASELEALELRRGCRDDAAGCAEALRRRDSLGADMARLSVRPLDIERPHGHHLRRGSRPSKSVDVTDGAGHWHAAVNKPVLKASLSLRKEPLFVDTEEDMKDEIIRPSPSASLFSVAAPPSHSTIADFFPIQSPPPAEAYTSYHSLDEIDLYTERGVTGGRQTPSRPPSREPREARDGWLLKAHGSVKCQGCGLGCSSVASCQRCEVILCPACHDVDPSPCCGLQDYHLKTPRPLDGYIPVKEKLSVYSNAHSHLHPHPLTLTHSHSHPHPHPQLVEKPLMSTKLFSSKSIALTTPKGGSSDRMNLGGSRCGFCNKPGASHTCVNCSKVSCDSCMSLYAKDMCTRKNPQHSFVPNHQLNFKSGTMSHLVYR; from the exons ATGGATGCTAAGTTAAAAGAGGACCTGTTTCGGAGGTACGTGACGGCCTTGGAGAAGCGTCTGGAGGAGGATCACTCGAGGATGGGGATTACTCCCGAtggggacagagggagacgcAAGGACAGCGAGGCCCTGCTCTCCACAGCCACGGCTCTGCTGGGGGCGTACCAGCCAGACCCAGGACAGCGGTTCCGGATGGTGAATTTCTACGAAGTGGTGGAGAACTGTCTCCGTTGCCAGAGAGGAAGCAACCTGAGGAGCCTGGAGAAAGCCTTCCACACACTGGAGGTCATCTGCACCAACCTCTTGCTGTTCCCCTGGAAGAAAGAGTTCAGATGTATAAAG ACCTTCACTGGCCCGTATGTGTACTATCTGAAGTCTGCCATTCCTGATGCTGACCTGCGACCTCTAATGCGCACCATCGGCTACACCTGCGATCACGACGCGCAGTTCCGTCTGCAGGAGCATCCTGGGGGAACGCATCATCTCCGTCAGTTGGCGTTTGAGCTCTTCCTGGCCCAGGCGGAGTGCCGTCTCCTCGGTGAGGTGGTGGCACTGGCTCGCGGTTCGGCCTCGGAGCTGGAAGCCCTGGAGCTCCGCAGAGGTTGCAGAGACGACGCGGCCGGCTGCGCAGAGGCGCTCCGCAGGCGCGACAGTCTCGGGGCAGACATGGCCCGGCTCTCCGTGAGGCCGCTGGATATCGAGAGGCCTCACGGCCACCACCTGAGGAGAGGCAGCCGACCGTCTAAGTCCGTGGACGTTACCGATGGGGCCGGCCACTGGCACGCAGCCGTCAACAAGCCGGTGCTGAAGGCTTCACTGAGTCTGAGGAAGGAGCCTCTGTTTGTGGACACGGAGGAGGATATGAAGGATGAGATCATCAGGCCCAGCCCGTCGGCGTCCCTCTTCTCTGTGGCAGCGCCGCCGTCCCACAGCACCATCGCCGATTTCTTTCCGATTCAGTCGCCTCCCCCAGCCGAAGCGTACACGTCGTACCACTCTTTGGATGAGATTGACTTGTACACAGAGAGGGGGGTGACGGGAGGGAGGCAGACGCCCTCCCGTCCTCCGTCAAGGGAGCCCCGTGAAGCGAGGGATGGGTGGCTGCTCAAAGCCCACGGCAGCGTGAAGTGTCAGGGCTGCGGTCTGGGCTGCTCGTCCGTGGCGTCCTGCCAGAGATGCGAGGTGATCCTCTGTCCCGCCTGCCACGACGTGGACCCCTCCCCCTGCTGCGGCCTCCAGGATTACCACCTCAAAACGCCAAGACCCCTGGACGGTTACATCCCCGTCAAGGAGAAGCTCTCGGTCTACTCCAACGCTCACTCCCACCTCCACCCACACCCCCTCACGCTGACCCACTCCCACtctcacccccacccacacccccagCTGGTGGAGAAGCCCCTCATGTCCACCAAGCTGTTTTCGAGCAAGTCCATCGCCCTGACGACACCAAAGGGAGGCAGCAGCGATCGAATGAACCTGGGGGGGTCGCGCTGCGGGTTTTGCAACAAGCCGGGCGCGTCGCACACGTGCGTGAACTGCTCCAAGGTGTCATGTGACTCGTGCATGAGCTTATATGCAAAGGATATGTGCACGCGGAAGAATCCACAGCACAGCTTCGTGCCCAACCATCAGCTCAACTTCAAATCCGGCACCATGTCCCACCTGGTGTACCGGTGA